One genomic window of Candidatus Trichorickettsia mobilis includes the following:
- the ykgO gene encoding type B 50S ribosomal protein L36 — MKVVSSLKSLKKRDKDCQVVKRNGKILVINKKNKRFKAKQG, encoded by the coding sequence ATGAAAGTTGTAAGCTCACTTAAGTCACTAAAAAAAAGAGATAAAGATTGCCAGGTAGTAAAGCGCAATGGTAAAATTTTAGTTATCAACAAAAAAAATAAAAGATTTAAAGCTAAACAAGGGTAA
- a CDS encoding GNAT family N-acetyltransferase: MNIEFTKSPASIDIDFLTKEINQETPEFGKAYPFAFFVRNEYNQIIAGCNGSVIFGSIYTDQLWVHLEFRKSGLGYKLMAQVHDYGRKSGCSMATVTTMSFQGAKAFYEKLKYMVDFERPGYTQNSSCIFLKRSL, encoded by the coding sequence ATGAATATCGAATTTACAAAATCTCCTGCAAGTATTGACATTGATTTTCTAACTAAAGAAATTAATCAAGAAACACCTGAATTTGGCAAAGCTTATCCTTTTGCTTTTTTTGTACGCAATGAATATAATCAAATCATAGCAGGATGCAATGGCAGTGTGATTTTCGGCAGCATTTATACCGATCAATTATGGGTACATCTAGAGTTTCGCAAGAGCGGTTTGGGGTATAAATTGATGGCGCAAGTTCATGATTATGGTCGCAAATCAGGATGCAGCATGGCAACGGTTACTACAATGAGCTTTCAGGGCGCTAAAGCATTTTATGAAAAATTGAAGTACATGGTGGATTTTGAGAGACCTGGTTATACGCAAAATTCCAGCTGCATCTTTTTAAAGCGGAGCTTGTAA
- a CDS encoding phosphotransferase-like protein, translated as MSKIIFLNGCGSSGKTSIVRSIQHLSNDLWLTFGIDTFISMTPFPFLV; from the coding sequence ATGAGCAAAATTATATTTTTAAATGGATGCGGATCATCAGGCAAAACATCTATTGTAAGATCAATACAGCATTTGAGTAACGACCTTTGGCTTACCTTTGGAATTGATACATTTATCAGCATGACACCATTCCCTTTTTTAGTATAG
- a CDS encoding GNAT family N-acetyltransferase: MNNTGLVEEKINIHFGKANINHIDIIFDWLAEPFVQEFWDNTQEHKDDILNFVNGRKVLSNYCDGKYVYWIAACDGHPFAMLMTIQETAEDHKGGIKLNHLSKTGHTYGIDYMIGDKNYFGKGYGAKTLSKFLDFFRRDFDTSADTFIIDPSSDNARAKHVYMKAGFLHIADFVMGGDCSGAGKPHHLLIKWFLSVNNNHIKAICHHFNLGTPIQVPTRVHGGLLHIMWRLSTDKGSYAIKQLSKDIDLKNDQVIKNYELSERIASRFVVYGISGVCAIAQSGKYLFMIDGAGFLVYPWVNAKALDQHAVSEPHALKIATYLAKMHYLNLDEPEIIQPEFYTYTKEKILELIDKAMRFNCPFTATLRRNQNNILAANESYQKAIPILKTHSIVSHGDLDQKNVLWDSSNNPILIDWESVRKVNPTYDIINTAFYWSGITSNFDKDLFFKMIEAYQKAGGVIHHDHVFAAIYGVFSWIGWLVYNIDRSCVHGDSEHKSMGIEQVNQTLATILRLQTVIPEVVKMMNGVVA; the protein is encoded by the coding sequence ATGAATAACACAGGCTTAGTTGAAGAAAAAATAAATATACATTTTGGAAAAGCCAACATAAATCACATTGATATAATTTTTGATTGGCTAGCTGAACCTTTTGTTCAAGAATTCTGGGATAATACGCAAGAGCATAAAGACGATATTTTAAATTTTGTTAATGGCAGAAAAGTGCTTTCGAATTATTGTGACGGCAAGTATGTTTATTGGATAGCGGCTTGCGATGGTCATCCGTTCGCAATGCTGATGACCATCCAAGAAACAGCTGAAGATCATAAGGGTGGTATTAAATTAAATCACCTTTCGAAAACCGGTCATACTTATGGTATCGATTACATGATCGGGGATAAAAATTATTTTGGCAAAGGCTATGGCGCAAAAACATTGTCGAAATTTCTTGATTTTTTTAGAAGAGATTTCGACACATCAGCAGATACATTTATAATCGACCCTTCCAGCGATAACGCACGAGCAAAACATGTCTACATGAAGGCAGGCTTTCTGCATATTGCTGACTTTGTAATGGGTGGAGATTGTAGCGGTGCCGGTAAACCCCACCATTTATTGATTAAATGGTTTCTGTCTGTGAATAATAATCATATCAAAGCAATTTGCCATCATTTTAACCTTGGAACGCCCATTCAAGTGCCCACAAGAGTACACGGTGGTTTGCTTCACATCATGTGGCGTCTTAGTACAGATAAAGGCTCTTACGCAATCAAGCAGCTATCAAAAGATATTGATTTGAAAAACGATCAAGTTATTAAAAATTATGAATTGAGTGAAAGAATCGCCTCGCGCTTTGTAGTGTATGGTATTTCAGGCGTATGTGCTATCGCACAATCTGGCAAATATCTCTTCATGATAGATGGGGCTGGTTTTTTAGTGTATCCATGGGTTAATGCAAAAGCACTAGATCAACACGCTGTTTCAGAACCTCATGCCCTAAAAATAGCGACTTACCTCGCCAAAATGCACTATCTTAATTTGGATGAACCTGAAATAATCCAGCCAGAATTCTATACTTACACAAAAGAAAAAATTCTTGAATTAATTGACAAAGCGATGCGTTTTAATTGCCCTTTTACTGCAACTTTACGGAGAAATCAAAATAATATATTGGCAGCTAACGAATCATATCAAAAAGCAATACCGATTTTAAAAACACATAGTATCGTCAGCCATGGTGATTTGGATCAGAAGAATGTTTTGTGGGACAGTAGCAATAATCCAATCCTAATCGATTGGGAATCTGTCCGCAAAGTCAATCCTACTTATGACATTATCAACACAGCATTTTATTGGAGCGGAATTACCAGTAACTTTGACAAGGATCTCTTTTTTAAAATGATTGAGGCATACCAAAAAGCTGGTGGCGTTATACATCATGATCATGTTTTTGCTGCGATTTATGGTGTATTTAGTTGGATTGGTTGGTTAGTTTATAACATAGATCGTTCCTGTGTTCATGGTGATTCTGAACATAAATCTATGGGCATTGAGCAAGTGAATCAAACGTTAGCGACGATTCTACGACTACAAACGGTCATACCTGAAGTAGTCAAAATGATGAATGGCGTTGTTGCCTGA
- the rsfS gene encoding ribosome silencing factor encodes MITDTEQLRDFIIECLLEKKAEDIVTIDLSNKTQLAKYMIFANGRSIKNISAIAEYLSLELKHKTNLAINIEGMGKSEWVLVDAGDIIVHIFYPAAREHLRLEEKWNKVI; translated from the coding sequence TTGATAACTGACACCGAACAACTAAGAGATTTTATTATAGAATGTCTGCTTGAAAAAAAAGCAGAAGATATAGTTACTATCGACTTAAGTAATAAAACACAATTAGCTAAATATATGATTTTTGCTAATGGTCGCTCTATTAAAAATATTTCAGCAATTGCTGAATATTTGAGTCTTGAGTTAAAGCATAAAACTAATTTAGCTATTAATATAGAAGGCATGGGTAAATCTGAATGGGTGTTAGTAGATGCTGGTGATATTATCGTCCATATTTTCTATCCAGCAGCTAGAGAGCATTTAAGATTGGAAGAAAAATGGAATAAGGTAATTTAA
- a CDS encoding phosphotransferase-like protein, translated as MQSVLHNHVVYFVGVFCDLATMQMREILRCDRAIGLANDQIDRVHVGLREYDLNVDTSTASPFETATQILTFVESTHTPQGFINMQKKFK; from the coding sequence TTGCAATCGGTATTACACAATCATGTTGTCTATTTTGTTGGAGTATTCTGTGATCTCGCAACCATGCAGATGCGAGAAATCTTAAGGTGTGATCGTGCCATTGGGCTTGCAAATGATCAAATAGATAGAGTGCATGTTGGTCTTAGAGAATACGATCTCAACGTTGATACAAGTACTGCATCGCCATTTGAGACTGCAACACAAATTTTGACTTTTGTAGAGAGCACGCACACGCCACAAGGTTTTATTAATATGCAGAAGAAATTCAAATGA
- a CDS encoding tyrosine-type recombinase/integrase gives MKYTNLAGIVKSISPHKLRHFLFTWLKKGIDDALIQPYFGHEKRGFLEIYFCLSLSDAQEKYNEVIN, from the coding sequence ATGAAATATACAAATTTGGCGGGCATTGTAAAATCAATTTCGCCACATAAGCTTAGACATTTTCTGTTTACTTGGCTGAAAAAAGGCATAGACGATGCTTTAATCCAGCCTTATTTTGGTCATGAAAAAAGAGGCTTCCTAGAAATATACTTCTGCCTTAGTTTATCTGACGCTCAGGAAAAATATAATGAAGTCATTAACTAA
- a CDS encoding BolA/IbaG family iron-sulfur metabolism protein, translated as MAISSQKLENIIREHFPNAVIKITDLAGDQDHYSLEITDSKFQGLNILAQHRMVKAALSNVLDKELHALTIKTKIPD; from the coding sequence ATGGCAATATCTTCACAAAAACTTGAAAATATTATACGCGAGCATTTTCCAAATGCAGTAATAAAAATTACTGATCTTGCAGGGGATCAAGATCACTATTCCTTGGAAATAACTGATAGCAAATTTCAAGGACTTAATATACTAGCTCAACATCGCATGGTAAAAGCTGCGCTATCCAATGTTTTAGATAAAGAGCTACATGCGCTTACGATCAAGACTAAGATCCCAGATTAA
- a CDS encoding winged helix-turn-helix domain-containing protein, translated as MLLEEYGAKCALKTVYNTMHRLGFSWITSRSMHPKSNQETQNTYKKTSQTC; from the coding sequence ATGTTGCTTGAGGAATATGGCGCTAAATGCGCTTTAAAAACAGTCTACAATACTATGCATCGCCTTGGTTTTAGCTGGATTACTTCTCGTTCAATGCATCCAAAGTCAAATCAAGAGACTCAAAATACATATAAAAAAACTTCCCAGACATGTTAA
- the trxA gene encoding thioredoxin: MVYEITDSSFQKQVLEANVPVLVDFWAEWCGPCKMITPIIEALSKELEGKLKICKMNVETNPIIPSELGIRSIPTLIIFKDGKQCATKSGAFPKNIIEEWINSVI, from the coding sequence ATGGTTTATGAAATAACCGATAGCTCATTTCAAAAGCAAGTTTTAGAAGCTAATGTCCCCGTACTAGTTGATTTTTGGGCTGAATGGTGTGGTCCGTGTAAAATGATTACACCAATTATTGAGGCTCTAAGCAAAGAGTTAGAAGGCAAATTGAAGATCTGTAAAATGAATGTTGAAACAAATCCGATTATACCTTCTGAGCTTGGTATTCGTTCTATACCCACGTTAATTATTTTTAAAGATGGCAAACAATGTGCCACTAAATCTGGAGCTTTTCCAAAAAATATTATTGAAGAATGGATTAATTCTGTAATTTAG
- a CDS encoding IS5 family transposase (programmed frameshift): MRYKNLSILSEEHFRRLTGVRNSTFEKMVGILKTEKQINRRYQGGRRASLSMEDSLLMTLEYLREYRTYFHIAKNYGVSESSAFKTIRFVEDTLIKHPDFALPGKKALVKSGMEYELVLIDATESPIERPPKKQKYYYSGKKKRHTLKTQIVVDKKSKRVICTSFSNGKRHDFKLFKESRTHILPEVKVITDTGYQGLQKIHTNSELPKKKSKKNALTKEDKKNNRSLASDRVLNENVIGMLKRFKIIADKYRNRRKRFGLRFNLIAGLYNWELGK; the protein is encoded by the exons ATGAGATATAAAAATTTAAGCATTTTATCGGAAGAGCATTTTAGAAGATTAACAGGGGTAAGAAATAGTACATTTGAAAAGATGGTAGGGATTTTAAAGACAGAGAAACAAATAAATAGGAGGTACCAAGGTGGCAGAAGAGCTAGTCTTAGTATGGAAGACAGCCTATTAATGACACTTGAATATTTAAGGGAATACCGTACCTATTTTCATATAGCTAAGAATTATGGAGTTAGCGAAAGCAGTGCATTTAAAACAATTCGTTTTGTTGAAGACACTCTAATAAAACATCCGGATTTTGCTCTTCCAGGTAAGAAGGCTCTAGTTAAAAGCGGTATGGAGTATGAATTAGTTTTAATAGATGCTACAGAAAGCCCTATAGAGCGACCCC CAAAAAAACAGAAATACTATTACTCAGGTAAAAAGAAAAGACATACGTTAAAGACTCAAATAGTAGTAGATAAGAAAAGCAAACGAGTCATATGCACTTCTTTTTCCAATGGTAAGCGTCATGATTTTAAATTATTTAAAGAATCAAGAACCCATATACTGCCTGAGGTTAAAGTGATTACTGATACTGGTTATCAAGGCTTACAGAAGATTCATACAAATTCTGAGCTACCAAAGAAAAAGAGTAAAAAGAATGCTTTAACTAAAGAAGATAAGAAAAATAATAGAAGTTTAGCAAGTGACAGAGTATTAAATGAAAATGTTATCGGTATGTTAAAGCGTTTTAAAATAATTGCTGATAAATATCGAAATAGACGCAAAAGATTTGGTCTTAGGTTCAATTTAATTGCTGGTTTATATAATTGGGAGCTTGGTAAATGA
- a CDS encoding MarR family winged helix-turn-helix transcriptional regulator: MKKDSNWINMTDMSGFLLYQTYFSWKRKIESTLLPHELTHVQFILLMSLGFMMREGSEVTQNDLSRFTSFDVTMTSQVLRLLEKRGFIKRSQKIGDERSKFPKLTTEGINKIKTASADLMEAEKCFFECLKGQKQEFDTFLRRILKHQVVVV; this comes from the coding sequence ATGAAAAAAGACAGTAATTGGATCAATATGACCGACATGAGTGGATTTTTGCTTTATCAAACCTACTTTTCTTGGAAAAGGAAAATTGAAAGCACGCTTTTACCGCATGAACTAACTCATGTCCAATTCATTCTTTTAATGTCACTTGGATTTATGATGCGCGAAGGTTCTGAAGTCACGCAAAATGATCTGTCTAGATTTACCAGTTTTGACGTCACTATGACCTCACAAGTTTTAAGACTTTTAGAAAAAAGAGGCTTCATTAAACGTTCTCAAAAAATCGGCGATGAACGTTCTAAATTTCCAAAACTGACAACAGAAGGGATCAATAAAATTAAAACTGCAAGCGCTGATTTAATGGAAGCTGAGAAGTGTTTTTTTGAATGTCTAAAAGGTCAAAAGCAAGAATTTGATACCTTTTTGCGACGGATATTAAAACATCAGGTCGTAGTCGTATGA
- the ubiG gene encoding bifunctional 2-polyprenyl-6-hydroxyphenol methylase/3-demethylubiquinol 3-O-methyltransferase UbiG, with the protein MIVNSSVDHSELEKFDKISESWWDKNGEFKILHQINPIRLQFIKDKISLHFQIQNQQFTGLSILDVGCGGGLVTVPIHQLGANVTGLDASNNNIKVARNYAEKHNLSIDYLHCTVEELAAQNLQYDVLLCLELVEHVANIHYFIKSLASLLKPNGMLILSTLNRTIKSYLLGIIVAEYLLGWVPKRTHDYSKFLKPSELYHLLYNHQVCLKELKGLTFNPCSGLWYLSDDIDVNYFAYAIKQ; encoded by the coding sequence ATGATAGTCAATTCTTCGGTTGATCACAGTGAGTTAGAAAAATTTGATAAAATTTCTGAAAGCTGGTGGGATAAGAATGGCGAGTTTAAGATATTGCATCAGATCAATCCGATAAGATTGCAGTTTATTAAAGATAAAATTAGTTTGCACTTTCAAATTCAAAATCAGCAATTTACGGGTTTGAGTATTTTAGATGTTGGTTGTGGTGGTGGTCTGGTTACAGTGCCTATACATCAATTAGGAGCTAATGTCACCGGCTTGGATGCTAGCAATAATAATATAAAAGTAGCACGTAATTATGCAGAAAAACATAATTTATCAATAGATTATCTCCATTGCACTGTAGAAGAATTAGCTGCCCAGAATTTACAGTACGATGTATTATTATGCCTTGAGCTAGTTGAACATGTAGCTAATATTCACTACTTCATAAAAAGCCTTGCTTCATTATTGAAACCTAATGGCATGCTGATTCTCTCTACTCTTAATCGTACTATCAAATCTTATTTATTAGGAATTATTGTTGCTGAATATTTGTTAGGTTGGGTGCCAAAACGTACGCATGATTATAGTAAATTTCTTAAACCATCTGAACTTTATCATTTATTATATAATCACCAAGTATGTTTAAAAGAATTAAAGGGATTAACGTTTAATCCCTGCAGTGGTCTTTGGTATTTAAGTGATGATATTGATGTTAACTATTTTGCCTATGCCATAAAACAATAA
- a CDS encoding IS5 family transposase (programmed frameshift): MRYKNLSILSEEHFRRLTGVRNSTFEKMVGILKTEKQINRRYQGGRRASLSMEDSLLMTLEYLREYRTYFHIAKNYGVSESSAFKTIRFVEDTLIKHPDFALPGKKALVKSGMEYELVLIDATESPIERPPKKQKYYYSGKKKRHTLKTQIVVDKKSKRVICTSFSNGKRHDFKLFKESRTHILPEVKVITDTGYQGLQKIHTNSELPKKKSKKNALTKEDKKNNRSLASDRVLNENVIGMLKRFKIIADKYRNRRKRFGLRFNLIAGLYNWDLGK, encoded by the exons ATGAGATATAAAAATTTAAGCATTTTATCGGAAGAGCATTTTAGAAGATTAACTGGGGTAAGAAATAGTACATTCGAAAAGATGGTAGGGATTTTAAAGACAGAGAAACAAATAAATAGGAGGTACCAAGGTGGCAGAAGAGCTAGTCTTAGTATGGAAGACAGCCTATTAATGACACTTGAATATTTAAGGGAATACCGTACCTATTTTCATATAGCTAAGAATTATGGGGTTAGCGAAAGCAGTGCATTTAAAACAATTCGTTTTGTTGAAGACACTCTAATAAAACATCCGGATTTTGCTCTTCCAGGTAAGAAGGCTCTAGTTAAAAGCGGTATGGAGTATGAATTAGTTTTAATAGATGCTACAGAAAGCCCTATAGAGCGACCCC CAAAAAAACAGAAATACTATTACTCAGGTAAAAAGAAAAGACATACGTTAAAGACTCAAATAGTAGTAGATAAGAAAAGCAAACGAGTCATATGCACTTCTTTTTCCAATGGTAAGCGTCATGATTTTAAATTATTTAAAGAATCAAGAACCCATATACTGCCTGAGGTTAAAGTGATTACTGATACTGGTTATCAAGGCTTACAGAAGATTCATACAAATTCTGAGCTACCAAAGAAAAAGAGTAAAAAGAATGCTTTAACCAAAGAAGATAAGAAAAATAATAGAAGTTTAGCAAGTGACAGAGTATTAAATGAAAATGTTATAGGTATGTTAAAGCGTTTTAAAATAATTGCTGATAAATATCGAAATAGACGCAAAAGATTTGGTCTTAGGTTCAATTTAATTGCTGGTTTATATAATTGGGATCTTGGTAAATGA
- a CDS encoding IS630 family transposase: MLTELLPKNIDRCNVDIWSQDETRVGQQGSLTRIWAKRGTRPRKVRQQQFISTYIYGAACHDTGESFALILPYANTRAMNKFLEDLSLTTQSNRHIALLMDNAGWHTAKKLTVPSNITLIPLPPYAPELNAMEQVWEWIKNHFLSNQCYGAYEDIVTMACYAWNQLAQNVDLVKSIMYRDWINTPC; the protein is encoded by the coding sequence ATGTTAACAGAATTATTACCAAAAAATATCGATAGATGTAACGTTGATATATGGTCTCAGGATGAAACTCGAGTTGGGCAACAAGGTAGCTTAACTCGTATATGGGCTAAACGCGGCACTAGACCCCGTAAAGTTCGGCAACAGCAATTCATTTCAACATACATTTACGGAGCTGCTTGCCATGATACGGGAGAATCTTTTGCATTAATTTTACCATATGCCAACACACGGGCAATGAATAAATTCTTAGAAGACCTTTCTCTCACTACTCAAAGCAACCGACATATAGCTTTACTAATGGATAATGCAGGTTGGCACACAGCCAAAAAACTAACTGTTCCAAGCAATATCACTTTGATACCGCTTCCGCCTTATGCACCAGAACTTAATGCAATGGAACAAGTTTGGGAGTGGATCAAAAATCATTTCTTGTCTAACCAATGTTACGGTGCATATGAAGATATTGTCACTATGGCTTGTTACGCTTGGAATCAACTTGCTCAGAATGTAGATTTAGTAAAATCAATTATGTATAGAGACTGGATAAATACACCGTGTTAA
- a CDS encoding helix-turn-helix domain-containing protein encodes MPLGFHDHDFIKMMKHEPHGRNRIRLLAMYHLQLGKSFKAISAIVKLHWKTVQSWLRRFRNHGFEGLFESQRSGAPRKINTLQESALFDKINMLSESETGGYITAKELHNMLLEEYGAKCALKTVYNTMHRLGFSWITSRSMHPKSNQETQNTYKKTSQTC; translated from the coding sequence TTGCCGCTAGGTTTTCATGATCATGATTTTATAAAAATGATGAAACATGAGCCGCATGGTCGGAATCGCATACGTTTATTGGCGATGTATCACCTTCAATTAGGCAAATCTTTTAAAGCCATATCTGCAATAGTGAAGTTGCACTGGAAAACCGTGCAATCATGGCTCAGAAGATTTAGAAATCATGGTTTTGAAGGTTTATTTGAATCACAAAGAAGCGGCGCTCCTAGGAAGATTAACACTCTACAAGAATCTGCTCTTTTTGATAAAATCAATATGCTCAGTGAAAGTGAAACTGGCGGGTATATAACCGCAAAGGAGCTACATAACATGTTGCTTGAGGAATATGGCGCTAAATGCGCTTTAAAAACAGTCTACAATACTATGCATCGCCTTGGTTTTAGCTGGATTACTTCTCGTTCAATGCATCCAAAGTCAAATCAAGAGACTCAAAATACATATAAAAAAACTTCCCAGACATGTTAA
- a CDS encoding IS91 family transposase: protein MIGVIGVDFTEKYSELRYGIIFNVTKVILCGTKYLGFKSYSCPTCDHGKSVVFSCKGRFCSRCGKKQTDQWISKATNVLPKTRWQHITFTMPDSLWPIFWLNRNLFGLISAVAAGIIKEIATKKKIVVAIFTALHTFGRDLKRNVHIHLSVTCGGIDSKGNWRKLFFPAEPIKKMWRHRILELFRSEYASSNLKLPSKYQNDGDFNNWMIGLYEISWYVYLQKPSDDHKRNINYLGRYIKRPPISEARIEEYDGLQVTFRFLDHYNNTIDHVTMPVLQFISSLIMHIPDRYFRIIRYYGFLSNRTRGIQLPIVYKAINQIIPKKIKSLNWRLMIWLNFKKDPLSCPNCNQFMSLRQVYYGLSPPLLLVKINELL, encoded by the coding sequence TTGATCGGGGTAATTGGCGTCGATTTCACTGAAAAATATAGCGAGCTGAGGTATGGTATTATCTTTAACGTTACTAAAGTTATATTGTGCGGAACGAAATATTTAGGATTTAAGAGTTATAGCTGCCCTACATGTGATCACGGTAAATCAGTAGTATTTAGTTGTAAAGGTAGATTTTGTTCTCGTTGCGGTAAGAAGCAAACAGATCAATGGATAAGTAAAGCTACCAATGTTCTACCAAAGACACGTTGGCAGCACATTACATTTACAATGCCCGACTCATTATGGCCAATATTTTGGCTTAATCGCAATCTGTTTGGATTAATTTCTGCTGTTGCCGCCGGAATTATTAAGGAAATAGCAACAAAGAAAAAGATTGTAGTCGCTATATTTACTGCCCTGCACACCTTCGGTAGAGATTTAAAACGTAATGTTCATATCCATTTATCGGTTACTTGCGGCGGTATAGATAGCAAGGGTAATTGGCGTAAATTATTTTTCCCTGCCGAGCCTATTAAAAAAATGTGGAGACATAGAATTCTTGAGTTATTTCGCTCAGAATACGCCTCAAGTAATTTGAAATTACCGTCGAAATATCAAAATGATGGCGATTTTAACAACTGGATGATCGGCCTATATGAAATCAGTTGGTATGTTTATTTGCAAAAACCATCAGACGATCATAAACGCAACATAAACTATTTAGGGCGATATATAAAACGACCTCCTATTTCTGAGGCAAGAATAGAGGAATATGATGGACTGCAAGTAACGTTTAGATTTCTTGACCACTACAATAACACGATTGATCACGTCACAATGCCTGTACTGCAGTTTATATCTAGCCTGATTATGCACATACCCGATCGTTATTTTCGAATAATAAGGTACTACGGCTTTTTATCTAACAGAACTAGAGGAATACAACTACCTATTGTATATAAGGCGATAAACCAAATTATACCTAAGAAAATCAAGTCATTGAACTGGAGATTAATGATTTGGTTAAACTTTAAAAAAGATCCGTTATCTTGTCCAAACTGTAATCAATTTATGAGCCTGAGACAGGTTTATTACGGTTTATCTCCACCCTTGTTATTAGTGAAGATCAATGAATTATTGTGA
- a CDS encoding GNAT family N-acetyltransferase, producing the protein MNITFTPLAESHFPQLAKWLEAPHVKAWWDQDVQWTPKLIQEKYTDYVKGKRQENGIAKVISAHVICVDNTPIGYIQIYNAYDFARREPLIDLPSSLAAFDVLIGIEHYLKQGIGSQAISQFLKEYGNSYTHIFADPENTNFAAIRAYEKAGFKKSTKQPSTGGEVWMIREQTARLRSALHYPKDMVMSGK; encoded by the coding sequence ATGAATATAACTTTCACTCCTTTAGCTGAATCACATTTTCCGCAGCTAGCGAAGTGGTTAGAGGCACCGCACGTTAAAGCATGGTGGGATCAAGATGTTCAATGGACTCCAAAATTAATCCAGGAAAAATATACCGATTACGTCAAGGGAAAAAGACAAGAAAACGGTATTGCTAAAGTGATCAGCGCTCATGTTATTTGTGTGGATAATACACCTATCGGTTATATCCAAATTTATAATGCTTATGATTTTGCACGCAGGGAGCCGTTAATTGACCTACCTTCAAGCCTTGCTGCCTTTGATGTATTGATCGGTATCGAGCATTATTTAAAACAGGGTATCGGATCTCAGGCCATCTCACAGTTTTTAAAAGAATATGGTAATTCATATACTCATATCTTTGCTGATCCAGAGAATACTAACTTTGCCGCTATTAGAGCATATGAAAAAGCTGGTTTTAAGAAAAGTACAAAGCAGCCAAGTACGGGAGGTGAAGTATGGATGATTCGAGAGCAAACAGCTCGTCTCAGATCCGCTCTGCACTATCCAAAAGATATGGTGATGAGTGGCAAATGA
- a CDS encoding helix-turn-helix domain-containing protein, whose product MPLGFHDHDFIKMMKHEPHGRNRIRLLAMYHLQLGKSFKAISAIVKLHWKTVQSWLRRFRNHGFEGLFESQRSGAPRKINTLQKSALFDKINMLSESETGGI is encoded by the coding sequence TTGCCGCTAGGTTTTCATGATCATGATTTTATAAAAATGATGAAACATGAGCCGCATGGTCGGAATCGCATACGTTTATTGGCGATGTATCACCTTCAATTAGGCAAATCTTTTAAAGCCATATCTGCAATAGTGAAGTTGCACTGGAAAACCGTGCAATCATGGCTCAGAAGATTTAGAAATCATGGTTTTGAAGGTTTATTTGAATCACAAAGAAGCGGCGCTCCTAGGAAGATTAACACTCTACAAAAATCTGCTCTTTTTGATAAAATCAATATGCTCAGTGAAAGTGAAACTGGCGGTATATAA